From the Euphorbia lathyris chromosome 6, ddEupLath1.1, whole genome shotgun sequence genome, one window contains:
- the LOC136232048 gene encoding uncharacterized protein: MAKASPNLLFLLLALLLPVLFLILSSRSPANSKLKENSSTTEEAEETITVMPITTQNEVYGVKIEKNPPQSKLDDLGITAWPKWSCEPSKFPWTFKQKETMYLLEGKVKVNVDGYEGSFEIGAGDLVVFPKGMNITWDVLESVSKHYHLEE; this comes from the exons ATGGCGAAAGCTTCCCCAAATCTATTATTTCTCTTGCTAGCGCTGCTGCTTCCAGTgctctttttaattttatcttCACGTTCTCCTGCAAATTCAAAGCTCAAAGAAAATTCTTCTACTACAGAAGAAGCTGAAGAAACCATCACCGTAATGCCTATTACCACTCAGAATGAGGTATATGGAgttaaaattgagaaaaatccTCCTCAATCCAAGCTCGATGACCTTGGTATTACTGCCTGGCCCAA GTGGAGCTGTGAACCAAGCAAATTTCCATGGACATTCAAACAGAAAGAGACAATGTACCTATTGGAGGGCAAAGTAAAAGTTAATGTTGATGGGTATGAAGGGTCTTTTGAAATTGGTGCTGGTGATTTGGTTGTATTCCCTAAAGGAATGAATATTACTTGGGATGTTCTTGAATCTGTCAGCAAGCATTATCATTTGGAAGAATGA